The Nitrospira sp. sequence TCAGCGCATGGGCCTTGTGCATCACAAGCGCCAACACGAACACCGCATACGCGACCAACACGCCCAAGGCCGGATAGCCGGGCGCCGTGAGGGATCCCATGAGCCAGGCCATCAGGCCCGCGGACCTGTTCGGTTCCATGATCGATGTGATGAACATGATCAGCGCGGTGAGAATCGCGTTCAGAATCACGCCGGCCAGCAAGAGACTATGCACGGGCAAGCGTCCCTGCGACTGCGCCAAACGATAGATCAGGAGCAGCGCCAGCAACCCGCCGGCAAAACCGCACAGGGGAAGCACGGGCAGCAACATCATCGAGGCCCCGATGCCCAGGAGCATAGCCAGCGCCGCCCCTAAGGCAGCGCCGCTTGAGACACCGAGCACATAGGGATCGGCCAAAGGATTTCTCAGCAACGCCTGCAAGGTCACGCCCACCGCGGCAAGGCTGCCCCCGACGACAAACCCCATCAACACGCGCGGCAGCCGGATGTGCAGCATGATGGTGGCCGCGGTATCCCCGCCGGCGGCTTCAGCATTCCCTGCCGTCAACAGCTGCGTCATGACGGACAGCAGCGTCGCGAGATCGACACGCGTCGCGCCAAACTGGAGGCATAGGATGCATATTGCGACGCTGGCTGCGGCCAACGCCCCCATCATACCCAACCACCGGCGGTGCGTCAGAATCGTACCCGCGCGCCGCCACTCATCCCGATGACCAGCAGTCCCTCCAGCGAGTCTGTTCGACGCGAGAGAGGGCGATTCGGAAGTCAGCAGTTGGGGAGATCCAGGCATCATAAAGAATTCTTTGCTACGGTTGGGACGGAGGTCCGGCCGCAATCTCAGGGTGAAGAATATTCACCAGCATCGTCAGCGCCTGGCCGATTCGAGGCCCGGGCCGGTTCAAGAGATCCGCGGGGATCTGATGCAGCCGCCCTCGCCGGACCGCCGCCATCGTCTGCCATTGCCGCCAGGTCTGCTGTTCACTGTCCGAAATCCCTTCGGCCTTTCCGATCGGAAAGAGCAAGACTTCCGGGTCCTGTTGCAGCACGACCTCCAAACTCATCCGCGGATACGGCAGCTGGCTCTGGGCCGCGACGTTGGTGGCTCCCGCGATTCGAAGCAGTTGATCGATGAAACTTCCCGGCCCCACGGTAATCAATGGGTGACTATTGAGCACATAGAGCACTCGCACGGGAGACACGTTCTGCATCCTCAGCCGGATAGCCGCCACGTCCTGCCGCAGCGTCATCGCGATGGCATTGGCCTGCACCGAGCGATCAAGCATGCGCCCCAATGTCTGAATATGTCCGAGAATGTCCTCCACCGTTGTGGCGGACAAAATAAAGACCGGAACTTTCAACTGCTCCAGCTTCAGAATGACGTCGGGCTTTAGAAATTCCCGTGGAGCCAAGACCAGGTCCGGCTGGAGAGCCATCAACGATTCAAGATTCGGATGGGCATACCCGAGCTTCGGCTTCGCTTTAGCCTCCGGGGGATAGTCACAAAAATCCGTCACGCCGACGAGTTGCTCTCCGGCCCCGATGGCAAACAACATTTCCGTGACACTCGGCGCCAGCGAGACGATGCGCACCGGCGTCTTGGCCAAATACATTTTCCGGCCGGCGTCGTCGACAAACGACCGGGACGACACATGCGCCATAAACGGCATGCCGGTCAGAATTCCCTGCTGACGCCGCGTCATATCCGCACAGCCCCCCTCACCACAGGCCCAGGCGATGGACCCACCCGTCACGATGGCAACGGCCAACGTGACACCCGTCAGAATCCAGCGGCCACACGAGTTCAAATAAAAAATCCCCAAGGCCTGACAGAGACCTTGAGGATTGCACCCGGTTCTTCATCCTCGCCTGTTCCCCAGCCCTCGAGGGAACGATGGTCAATTCATTGGGCAGGTCTTCTGGCTCATGGTTCACCCTACTCCCCGCGCCTTCCCATCTCCGAACCGTAACGCGTGACGCGAAACATGTGACGAGCGAGACCGCTCCCTAGTCACCTGTCACTCATCACCCGTCACTGTCCTCCAAGACAGTGGCAATGCCGGGTTTCGTCCCCATTCACAGCGGCGGGACCGCGAGGGATTTACACCCTCTTCCCTTACCCAAGAATCATAATTGTGGGGGCACAATAGGAGACCCTGCTGAATAATGTCAAGTCCATTAATGACCGGGTCAGTGTGCGACAATCGCAGGATTCAGTATCTCTCTGTTTCTAATCTAACCAGGAGAACAGCCTATCAATGCGAGGTTAGAAGAGCTCCCAGGGTCGGCATGGGCCTTGCTGATCTCCATCCAGGCCACATCCGGGAGTTGCAGAAAGTTCTTCCACAACGACACGTAACGAGGCTGAATCCATTCATGCGGAACATCATTATCAGCATCTGTATTATTGGACTCTTCCTTGAACTATCAGGCTTGATCTGGTCAGCCAAGAAAGAGAAGCCCAGTGAGGGGTTTGTCAGACTATCGACCCCACCGGCCCACAGCATCGAACGCCCGCTCGACAATGGCTATTTCCTTCTGCTTGGGATGGCCGCGGCAGGTGGATCGAACCCCGTCCAAACCGGATACGACATTTGGAGTGAGACCGGGGCGCGGCCGACGGAACGTGGCTTTGACTTAGACAAACCGGGACGCACGGAGCTTCGTCTGCCAATCGCGTATGACCGTGTCGTCCCCGAATGGCATACCAGTGACCCCTTGTCGGAATTCCGAAATAAAGAGGCTTCGTTTCGCTCGTCAGCGCCGCTCTACGCGCCGCTCGTCACCCGATACGAGCAATTTCTCCGGATGAAGTTTGAAGATTGGGGATATGGACATACGGGCGCCCCCCGCATTGAGGAGCTCATAGGCGCCCATCGCCTGTTTGTGGCAATCGGATTCGGTGATGAAATAAGGACCGGCCTCGATCGACTCACACTGGACGTAGCCAAGTGGCGTAGCGTCCTACGGGAGGCCCGAACTCTTCCGGTCAAAATCCTGGCGTCCGTGATGATCGAGGACGATGTCGAACTCTTGTCGCGCATGCTGAGTCAAAGCACAGTCGACAAGCACGTGCTGGCTCAAGGGCTCAACCTACTGCAGCCCTTGACGCCAACCGAATACTCACTCCGCTGGCCGATTCAAAATGAATTTATGATGGGGTATCAACGAAGCCGGACGGAGCCAGTCAATGGGCCACGGCTTGCTCAGGCCGATCCTCAAGCCCTGGGGGCGATCACAAGCCTGGCCCATCTGCCAGCCAACGCATTTCAAAAAGTGGCGCACCCCAGAAGCCTCACGGGATTTGGATTCACCTCTCCCGGCCAACGCACCTGGGACGCCTATTCAAGCTATTACGATGCAACGATTAAGGCGGCTGAAACAATTCACAGCCCGCTCCCTCGCCTGCAGGACATCGCGAAACAATCGCCACGGACGTTTCTCGAACGGCTGGCCGACCCGATGGAATTCGAGCCGCAATGGGAACCCTTCAGTCAGCACCTGGTTGAAACAGATGCGCGGCTGCGCCTGGTCTCGCTGCAAATCCTCATGCGCAAACCCACCGCCACGGTGACCATCCCAACCAGACTGGCGGAAGTCGGCTCGATGTACTTCGACCCCTTCACTGGACTCCCCATGCTTTGGAGCCCAACGCAAAAGAAACTCTATAGTGTCGGAAAAGACCGCCTCGACGATGGGGGGGATCCAAGCTTCGACATCAGCGTACCGCTTCCGCCTGCCTTCACCGCACCTGCACCCACGTCTTAGAGCGCAGCGCGCACCCTTGAGTAAATGCACCGCATCCACGATTTCAACGCCGCTTCTGATACTTGAGCTTGAGAACCAAAATCGCGAGTGTCAGTATAAACGTGATGGCGTTTGTGACGACGATCGGCCACGCCATCAGATACAAACCGTAGATCAGCCACAGAAAGACTCCGGTTGTAAAGGTCAACAACATCGCCAGCGACATATCCTCGGCAGACTTTGTCGTCCAGGTCCGCTGTAGTTGTGGCAAGAACGCGATCGTTGTGAGCGTCCCGGCGACAAATCCGATCCAATTAGCAGTCTCCATTCCACCCTTCCTAATCGATTCTCAAGACAACCTCCGGCACCCGGCCAGCCACTTGTCACAGTTCATCCTAATGTGCTAATTTATCAAGCTAATCATTCGCTCGATCACTCAGAAGGAGCACCACCGTGGCATTCACTTGCGATCTCTGTCAGAAAAAGCCGAAGTCTGGGAATAACGTCAGTCACGCGAACAACAAGACCAAGCGGGTATTTAACCCCAACATTCAGACCGTTCGCGCAGTGGTAGACGGAGCGAACAAAAAGATTCGCGTGTGCACCCGTTGCCTCCGATCAGGACTGGTCACGAAGGCCGTTTAAGCCTTTTCTCCGCTCCCATTCAATCCTCACGGCATTGAGAGCAACACTCGGCCTCCGCGCTCTGTCAGCTTGATTGCCCGTGGGTCATCAGCTGACAGCGTGAGAGTCCTGCTGCCGTCTTTGCTCGTCAGGACAAGACCCACTTCACCATTGGCGTCCAACCCAAGTCCGGCTCTGGCTTTCCCCGCCTGATCCAACAATAAGAACTCTTCGGCATTCACACCGTTTGCCTTCTGCGCATGAACGGTCCTGCCGGAAAGGAGCTGATCACTCAACACGCCTCCGACGATACCACCCAAAAATGCAGCCATCACGATCACCAGGGGTTGCCCCATCTTCATGTCCCGTCCCTCCTACATAACTCGTGTGCATTCTGATGCGCTTCATAAAGAGGACACTGCCTGTTTCATCACAGCACCTTCATGAAAAACAAAAAAAGACTTGGAAGCGCATGCCGTCCAAGTCCTTAGGTCCTCACGTGTGACGTCTTAATGTTGGAGCGGGCGATGGGATTTGAACCCACGACAACTTGCTTGGGAAGCAAGGACTCTACCACTGAGCTACGCCCGCTCGCTGTGGTGCATCCTACGCGGGCGACGATTCCAAGTCAAGAAAGGCCACCCTACTTGGCCCATTCCACCAAGGCGAACTTTCGCCGGCCGATTTTCATTTGATACCGGCGGCCGGCATCGAGCACGACCACCGCATTGGCATCGCTCTGTTTCTTCTGATCGAACTCCACACCGCCCTGAATCACCAGCCGCCTG is a genomic window containing:
- the rpmB gene encoding 50S ribosomal protein L28 is translated as MAFTCDLCQKKPKSGNNVSHANNKTKRVFNPNIQTVRAVVDGANKKIRVCTRCLRSGLVTKAV
- a CDS encoding cobalamin-binding protein, translating into MNSCGRWILTGVTLAVAIVTGGSIAWACGEGGCADMTRRQQGILTGMPFMAHVSSRSFVDDAGRKMYLAKTPVRIVSLAPSVTEMLFAIGAGEQLVGVTDFCDYPPEAKAKPKLGYAHPNLESLMALQPDLVLAPREFLKPDVILKLEQLKVPVFILSATTVEDILGHIQTLGRMLDRSVQANAIAMTLRQDVAAIRLRMQNVSPVRVLYVLNSHPLITVGPGSFIDQLLRIAGATNVAAQSQLPYPRMSLEVVLQQDPEVLLFPIGKAEGISDSEQQTWRQWQTMAAVRRGRLHQIPADLLNRPGPRIGQALTMLVNILHPEIAAGPPSQP
- a CDS encoding SemiSWEET transporter encodes the protein METANWIGFVAGTLTTIAFLPQLQRTWTTKSAEDMSLAMLLTFTTGVFLWLIYGLYLMAWPIVVTNAITFILTLAILVLKLKYQKRR
- a CDS encoding iron ABC transporter permease, with the translated sequence MMPGSPQLLTSESPSLASNRLAGGTAGHRDEWRRAGTILTHRRWLGMMGALAAASVAICILCLQFGATRVDLATLLSVMTQLLTAGNAEAAGGDTAATIMLHIRLPRVLMGFVVGGSLAAVGVTLQALLRNPLADPYVLGVSSGAALGAALAMLLGIGASMMLLPVLPLCGFAGGLLALLLIYRLAQSQGRLPVHSLLLAGVILNAILTALIMFITSIMEPNRSAGLMAWLMGSLTAPGYPALGVLVAYAVFVLALVMHKAHALNVLTLGEETARSLGIETERIKTQLFVLTALLTGAVVSVSGMIGFVGMVVPHAVRLVVGSDHRLLLPASALVGGMFLVISDTLARTILAPAEIPVGIVTALAGGPFFLYLLLWRKDRML